One window from the genome of Deinococcus yavapaiensis KR-236 encodes:
- a CDS encoding tetratricopeptide repeat protein, with protein MKRALPLLVLCSAALCSTALAESASLRAWSDARSLPPEASFAAKLPSFAACEGADFDRSKVSTDALSAYDNMVKLVTSMKADDPTRLSLEPTLAQMRVNYAKAAPLPAVQIPATLAEALKNAQAWLEKNEAAGWRAFSASEDAKDAKKASQAALAAAMLGKPNAALAALLTAQKLDPQNAQHLVNLGGVLNTLGLTGEALVVLDAAAKVSKNDSGALGWSSAATLNANRGLTLADLRRWPDAEKALTSAVDSEPMLAEARLGLARVLTCQGKTAQAAKFARAGLRRSPSVTPPPAKTTDPQATEPATVEVSEAASAKDVNASAHLPASFTFDLSRGQDFTMPNLKLPQTPGDALALLDKYQKLHDDLHARWESLRKRSEDVEARFRRQPAASPLVQARREALWQAFLHVNDEPTVKRLYDSHHKSDWEVSKADMDFSHCESGCIMPEISIKAATAEVKRALCVPAMLSQNDKWRSAMHAHAENLGAYLKASYKLHTALAANFSDPLWHERASLTAEFLVTTEFMGYVGEALHWAKDIRSYQDCVASAASSVPDKVAEDLLTPRADPCKAVFDNMSLAFSVHVVSFRISCDSMNVTAVTPGWIGAFGSISEKFATKEYTVTVGIQEGASVGVGPATVGVKSQQGAYVSWGASGITDAGVSITTSAKANVKDGATSGAQDVLKDVSGALSDKWSFIASPGGVK; from the coding sequence ATGAAAAGAGCTTTGCCGTTATTGGTCTTGTGTTCGGCCGCGCTGTGCTCGACCGCGTTGGCCGAGTCCGCATCCTTGCGCGCGTGGAGTGACGCGCGATCCTTGCCGCCCGAAGCGAGCTTCGCGGCGAAGTTGCCCAGTTTCGCCGCTTGTGAAGGTGCGGACTTCGATCGATCGAAAGTCTCCACGGATGCGTTGAGCGCCTACGACAACATGGTCAAGCTCGTGACGTCCATGAAGGCCGACGACCCCACGCGCCTCAGCTTGGAACCGACGCTCGCTCAGATGCGCGTGAACTACGCGAAAGCCGCTCCGCTCCCGGCCGTGCAAATTCCAGCCACTCTCGCCGAGGCGCTCAAGAACGCTCAAGCGTGGCTGGAGAAGAACGAAGCGGCAGGATGGAGGGCCTTCTCGGCCAGCGAGGACGCCAAAGACGCGAAGAAAGCTTCGCAAGCGGCCCTCGCGGCGGCGATGCTCGGCAAGCCCAACGCGGCCCTGGCGGCCCTTCTGACCGCGCAAAAGCTCGATCCGCAAAACGCGCAGCACCTCGTGAATCTCGGCGGCGTGCTGAACACGCTGGGATTGACCGGCGAAGCGCTCGTCGTGCTCGACGCGGCGGCCAAGGTCTCGAAGAACGACTCGGGCGCGTTGGGTTGGTCGAGCGCCGCGACCCTGAACGCCAACCGGGGCCTCACCCTCGCCGATTTGCGTCGCTGGCCGGACGCCGAGAAGGCCTTGACGAGCGCCGTCGACAGCGAGCCGATGCTCGCCGAAGCGCGGCTCGGACTCGCGCGCGTCCTCACGTGCCAAGGCAAGACCGCGCAAGCCGCGAAGTTCGCGCGCGCCGGACTCCGCCGCTCGCCGAGCGTGACGCCGCCGCCCGCCAAGACGACGGACCCGCAAGCGACCGAACCGGCGACGGTCGAGGTGAGCGAAGCGGCCTCCGCGAAGGACGTCAACGCCTCGGCCCACCTGCCCGCGTCGTTCACGTTCGACCTTTCTCGCGGCCAGGACTTCACGATGCCCAACCTCAAGTTGCCGCAAACGCCCGGCGACGCGCTCGCGCTGCTCGACAAGTACCAAAAGCTCCACGACGATCTTCACGCGCGTTGGGAAAGCTTGCGCAAGCGCAGCGAGGACGTCGAGGCGCGGTTTCGCCGCCAACCCGCCGCGTCGCCGCTCGTGCAAGCCCGCCGGGAAGCGCTTTGGCAAGCATTCCTTCACGTGAACGACGAGCCGACCGTCAAACGTCTCTACGACTCTCATCACAAGTCCGATTGGGAAGTCTCGAAGGCCGACATGGACTTCTCGCACTGCGAGAGCGGCTGCATCATGCCCGAAATCTCGATCAAGGCGGCCACGGCCGAAGTCAAGCGCGCGCTGTGCGTCCCGGCGATGCTGTCACAAAACGACAAGTGGCGAAGCGCCATGCACGCCCACGCCGAGAACCTCGGCGCGTACCTCAAAGCCTCGTACAAGCTTCACACGGCCCTCGCGGCGAACTTCAGCGATCCCCTGTGGCACGAGCGGGCGTCCTTGACCGCCGAGTTTCTCGTGACGACCGAGTTCATGGGGTACGTGGGTGAAGCTCTGCACTGGGCGAAGGACATCCGAAGCTATCAGGATTGCGTGGCGAGCGCCGCGTCGAGCGTGCCCGACAAGGTGGCCGAAGACCTGTTGACGCCTCGCGCCGATCCTTGCAAGGCGGTATTCGACAACATGAGCCTGGCGTTTTCCGTGCACGTCGTGAGCTTCCGCATCTCGTGCGACTCCATGAACGTCACGGCGGTCACGCCCGGCTGGATCGGCGCGTTCGGATCGATCTCGGAAAAGTTCGCCACGAAGGAATACACGGTCACGGTCGGCATTCAAGAAGGCGCGAGCGTCGGGGTGGGTCCCGCCACGGTCGGCGTGAAGTCGCAGCAAGGTGCGTACGTGTCGTGGGGCGCGTCGGGCATCACGGACGCGGGCGTTTCGATCACCACGTCGGCCAAGGCGAACGTGAAGGACGGCGCCACGAGCGGCGCGCAAGACGTGCTGAAGGACGTGTCGGGCGCGTTGAGCGACAAGTGGAGCTTCATCGCCAGTCCCGGCGGCGTCAAGTAA